The following DNA comes from Miscanthus floridulus cultivar M001 chromosome 5, ASM1932011v1, whole genome shotgun sequence.
caatgtaGGTCCTCGAAATTTATTACACAATTTGTTGGTAATGCACTCACCTGAATTGTTCTTCATGCTCAACAGTACGACGACGATGAAGGTGACAGGGTTCTCGTGACTAGCGATAGTGACCTTACTGCAGCAATCCAGCATGCCAAATCAGCTGGGTGGAAGGTAATTATCTTCCTGTTTGGCCCACTGAACTACCAAAATGCCCTTCCCCCCATGCAAAGCAGATATTCAGAGTTTGCTTTCCTGTCTCAGGTTCTGAGGCTGCATATGGACGACTCCCAGGTTATGACTGAATCCACCGTGCCGCGAGCGAATACCTCAACCTCACAGAGAGCGCGGACGTCTCTCCGGTTTAGCGTTGTGGCCGGCGCCGTTGCCCTCGCCGGCGTCGTGGTAAACTGGTAATCGTCTACCTAAAGCGCTCTCAGCTCTGAAGCGCTCCACAGTTTAAGTGCTCGCACCACACTGTACAGATTACACTCATCCACCACAAGGTGAAACAAAGCAGGTTGTACGTACTTGGAGATACACAAGTCACACGACAAAATAAGGCATGGTCTTTTTTTCCCCTCTGCCACCATGCCAAGGCTGTACCATAGAAACAAAAACACTCAGGCCTCAGAGTGTAAATAGGTGTTGATTTAAAGTAACTTATCCCAGGTGTTTTGTACAGCAAGGGTGCTTTATATAAGAATATAAGAAAGATAAGACACCTTTGCCATCTTTTGTACAGTACTGAAAGTACAACAGAAAGAAGCTCTAGTAACTGGTGTTTGGTTTGAACCTGTGCTGCGCACctgtgagttttttttttttgacacaatGCGCCTGTGCAGTTGAGTGCTGAGGccttcaaaaagtgctacagtagccatcacatcgaatcttgtgatacgtgcatggagcattaaatatagacgaaaaaaaactaattgcacagtttggttggaaatcgcgagacgaacgttttgagcctaattagtccatgattgaatactaattgtcaaataaaaacgaaagtgctacagtagccaaatgcctaaatttcgcccaactaaacaaggcctgagttTCAAAGCTTGTTCAGGGTTTACATAATTGGGAGGTACTATAATTACTAGACCACCTAAGTCCATAAAAGATAAAGTTCTTAATTTGAATTGAGTCAAACTTCTTAAATTTAACTGATTTTATAGAAAATATTGGTAATATTTATAACTCTAGGTAGGTATAATTAAAAATAATATATCCCATGATTGATTTCACAATAATGATAAGACGAGGACCTTCGGACGGACGGACCTAACCCGTGCCGCGCCGCCCCTGTACCTGTACCCCGCCCGCGCTTGTATTTGGATCTGATCTGCACGCGTTTTTACCCCGACCTTGACACGCCTGTGTCCGCATGCGTGCCTTATCAGCCACCGCTCGTCATGCCTCCGGCGCTACTCCCTTCCCCCTATCTCTACGGTGTGGACGAGCATCTCGGCACGGTGGCGCAACGGTGCCGGCGGCCCTAGTCACGGGGGACCAGCACGACAGGGCTAGCATGAGTGGCTCCCTGGCGGATCTGGTTCCATCTCCCAGTCGTGCGGGCACGTCCTCCTTGCCATGTTGCGTAGCCACCGCTGCCAGGGCGCTGAATCCGGTGAACACACGCTGACGAGCTTCTATTCTCCCAAGCAGCATGGAGATGTTGCGCTACGCttaaagcgcatgttgcaagcgtatgttcaagtgtttcagaggtatgttgcaagtgcttcataTGGATGTCGCAAAAGtatatcgagatgttgcatatgttgcaagtgtttcagataaatgttgcaagcgtttgtttaaaatgttttatctgtttcagacgtatgtttgcaAGCGTTCTGATCTGGATGTTGATATGTTTTACTCATATGttacaagagtatgtttcaaatatttcagtcTTATATTatagcaagtgttttcatgttgcaagttataAATGTTTATCTGGAAGTTGCATTTTGCAATGGCCAtatacgtatgttgtaagtgtatgttttaaatatttcagttgtttttagaagtatattgcaagtgttttatttggatattgTATATGTTGTAACGACTATGTTGTaagaatatatttttttaaatgttTTACCTGTTTTGGACGTATAATGCAGGCAGCAATAGCATGCGCAGCAGCCTGAGCCGCATACGTAGGCGCGCAGTAGCAGCAGGTGTATGCGGGCGTGTGCAGACGGGGAAGACAGCAGCAGCATGCGCGTCAAGCAGGCAGGCGCAGCTGCCCGTACGGAGACCAGCGTCCTGAACGTCGGGTGCTAGCCAAGCCGttgatttaatatttttatttgctATCATAGATATTACTGTTTTATATGGATTTAGTTATAACGTGTGACCATGGCAATAACAATATTCAGGTAACACAGAACTCTCTGTACCCAGTCAGCAGCGTGGAACAGTACAACCCATGCTATCGCCCTTGATCGggcttatttggcttataagtcgtactttttcaacgaacgaatagtatttttctcttacaccaaattaGTCAAcattactttcagccatggcttatcaacaTAACAACCTACTCTacataagactgtctccaacaatgaGACCTAAATACGACACCCATTCTCTAATTTAGATCATGCACAGTAAAAAAAATGATCCCTATCTAAAATTTAGATTCTCCAACAGACAACTTAAaaaagccttcttcttcctcggtcTCTCCGCCGTCCACCCATCTCCAAGTCCCCAGCCCGACGCCGCCTCCCCTCCCAGCCCCTAGCCCAACGCCCTCTCCCCTCCCTAACATCCAGCGGCGCCCCGTCCCCTCCCTTGCCCTCCCCATCCCGGCGGCGCCCCCAGCCCGACGCCCTCTCCCCTCCCCTCCACGGCGCGCGGCGGTCGGAGCACGAAGCACGGCGGCGCTCCTCCATGGCGGCGACGCTCCTTTTCCAGCATGACGCGCCCGGGATAGGGAGCACCGGGTGGCGCTCTTTCTCCACCACGGCGCGAGGAGCACGGCGCGGCTGTGTggcgcctccctctccctccctctctctctcgcgtgcggcccctcctccacaaCCAGGCGACAGCGGCGGCGACCCTCCAGGCGGCGCTCCTTCTCCACAACCGGATCCGTGACTGTGGTGGCCGGATCCGCCACTTGTGGCCGGATCTGCGCTCATGGTGGCCGGATCTAGGCGGCGGCGAGCATATCCGACCGAAGACGAGCATCTCCGACCGGCTCGCCTGGAAGCACCGGCCGTGTCCCGTCGCGAGCTGCGCCTCGCCGCGAGCCCATCACTACGGCACCAGACATTTGCGCCGTCTCTCTCGCGAGACGCTTATTTGCTTTTTGATCTGGCTCGTACGCAAGATGCGTTCTTTGATTGGGTGTTCTCTTGGAGCTCGTTTCTAGTACTAAAACACTGTGAATCATCTATTTTGGGTTTAGGTGGTGTTGTTGGAGACCGTCCGAGAGGAGAGAAATCCCAACGCTTTTACGCTTGTAGCCTTGTACTATCACGCACTCCGAGGAGGTCAGGATGGGAATGGGATCGGGATAGGATGGAAGGTGGAAGAAGCGGCGATCCAGGATGCAGGGCAGAGTACTGGATAGGGTCGCAACAAGAAGCATGGGTGAGTGTGAGTTGGTGACGAAGCATGGATCCGTGGCGAAGCCGACGCTCGCCGTGATACGTGCTCGCCTGCAAGACACGCGGGGATCGGAGGTGCACGTGTGCCGCCCCGCCGGAGCTCACGNNNNNNNNNNNNNNNNNNNNNNNNNNNNNNNNNNNNNNNNNNNNNNNNNNNNNNNNNNNNNNNNNNNNNNNNNNNNNNNNNNNNNNNNNNNNNNNNNNNNCTCTCAGGACCTTATGTGAGGTGCAAGCATTACAATGGACAAGACCACAATTATGGCAATTATGCCTCTTCCTGGTGAACCCAAATGGTTGCCGGCATGAGGCACATTGCGACTGCTCAGCTCCAGAAACCCATTTATGTTGGCATATAGCTGAAGTGAAGTTTGAACCACAAGCTATGTGCCTAACAGCCCTGTCTCTCAATGCTTCAACCAGTGTAGGtattttcctatcctctatgtctCCATGACCCAGTCTTCCATTGGCCCCCTTTCCCCATGTAAAAACCTCACTCTTATTTGTTAAGACTGCAACATGGTAGGAACCACATGCAACTTGGACAACATGTTCACCCATGATATCTTCAACTAAGCATGGAAGTTTACCGTCTGAACGAGGATTCCCAAGCTGACCGTAGACAGTATTACCCATGCTCAGAACCTGTCCAGATGTTGTCAGTCCTACAGTAAGACTATGACCACATGCTATCCTGCAGAAATCATAATCAATAAGTGAAGCCACACACGTAGGCTTAAGTCTTGGTTCCTTGTCACCATGACCAAGCCGATGTTTGTCGCCATCTCCCCATGTGAAGAGCTTCCCAGAAGACATACTTGAACTGGATTGGGTGACTATAACTTCTACAACAGCTGCAGTGTGCCATACACCACAAGCCACAGCGATTGTTTTCAACCCCGATAAAGACTCTACCTCCTTTGGACACGAAAAACTTTCACGGTTTCCATGTCCTAAAACTCCGAATG
Coding sequences within:
- the LOC136455594 gene encoding PH, RCC1 and FYVE domains-containing protein 1-like, yielding MHTKGASSDAIRVSTSSAPSTSSHGSAQDDYDSSGDVYVWGEVICDNTVRVGPDTVIRSTGKADFLLPKPLESKLVLDVYHVDCGVKHAALVTKNGEVFTWGEESGGRLGHGSREDSVHPCLVESLAICNVDIVACGEFHTCAVTTAGELYTWGDGTHNIGLLGNGTDVSHWIPKRISGALEGHQVAYVSCGTWHTALVTSRGQLFTFGDGTFGVLGHGNRESFSCPKEVESLSGLKTIAVACGVWHTAAVVEVIVTQSSSSMSSGKLFTWGDGDKHRLGHGDKEPRLKPTCVASLIDYDFCRIACGHSLTVGLTTSGQVLSMGNTVYGQLGNPRSDGKLPCLVEDIMGEHVVQVACGSYHVAVLTNKSEVFTWGKGANGRLGHGDIEDRKIPTLVEALRDRAVRHIACGSNFTSAICQHKWVSGAEQSQCASCRQPFGFTRKRHNCHNCGLVHCNACTSHKVL